A section of the Geoalkalibacter ferrihydriticus DSM 17813 genome encodes:
- the hgcA gene encoding mercury methylation corrinoid protein HgcA, with protein sequence MKSPQAGPCSPPESEPTSVQSCCPPEKVRELPGYRLWPFVGGWFATSVGQVPQVCTRLTWGDHLGHWQMRWGIGRLRYRIAPGLYAVGCPDADAPVVVTANYKMSFDALRRELGGRDLWILVLETHGINVWCAAGKGTFGTEELARRVKATGLEKLVRHRRLIVPQLGAVGVAAHEVKKACGFQVVYGPVRAADLPVLLDCGERAITPAMRRVTFTTRERLVLTPVELSGMLKIMLWAALALLVLGGIGPGIFSISAAFTRGGTAVLAALAGVFAGAVLTPVLLPWLPWRAFAAKGALVGGALALVLGLLGAASGTDLAALVLGMAAASSYCAMNFTGSTTFTSPSGVEKEMRRAIPLQGAALLLAGSFWLWGAF encoded by the coding sequence TTGAAATCGCCGCAAGCTGGACCCTGCTCTCCGCCCGAGTCTGAGCCAACTAGCGTGCAGTCCTGTTGCCCGCCAGAGAAAGTGCGCGAACTACCCGGCTATCGCCTGTGGCCTTTTGTCGGCGGCTGGTTTGCCACATCCGTCGGCCAAGTGCCCCAGGTATGCACCCGCCTGACCTGGGGCGACCATCTGGGCCACTGGCAGATGCGCTGGGGCATCGGCCGTCTGCGCTACCGCATCGCACCCGGACTCTACGCCGTGGGCTGTCCCGATGCTGATGCCCCGGTGGTGGTGACGGCCAACTACAAGATGAGCTTTGATGCACTACGCCGGGAACTGGGCGGGCGGGATCTGTGGATTCTGGTGCTGGAAACCCACGGCATCAACGTCTGGTGCGCCGCCGGAAAGGGTACCTTCGGTACTGAAGAACTGGCAAGGAGGGTCAAGGCGACGGGCCTGGAAAAGCTGGTGCGACACCGCCGTCTCATCGTGCCGCAACTCGGGGCTGTCGGCGTGGCGGCCCATGAGGTGAAAAAAGCCTGCGGTTTTCAGGTCGTCTACGGGCCGGTGCGCGCCGCTGATTTGCCAGTGCTTCTCGATTGCGGCGAAAGGGCCATTACCCCTGCCATGCGCCGTGTCACTTTCACCACCCGTGAGCGCCTGGTGCTCACACCGGTGGAATTGAGCGGAATGCTCAAAATCATGCTGTGGGCGGCCCTCGCGCTGTTGGTGCTGGGCGGCATCGGTCCAGGCATCTTTTCGATCTCTGCGGCATTCACCCGTGGGGGCACAGCGGTTCTTGCCGCCCTGGCCGGTGTTTTCGCCGGCGCGGTCCTTACGCCGGTGCTGCTGCCCTGGTTGCCGTGGCGCGCCTTTGCCGCCAAAGGCGCATTGGTCGGCGGCGCCCTCGCCCTGGTGCTGGGACTGCTTGGCGCAGCCTCCGGAACGGATCTGGCGGCGCTGGTTCTGGGTATGGCCGCAGCCAGTTCCTACTGCGCGATGAATTTTACCGGCTCGACCACCTTCACCTCGCCTTCCGGGGTGGAGAAGGAAATGCGGCGCGCCATCCCTCTGCAAGGAGCGGCCTTGCTGCTGGCCGGAAGCTTCTGGCTGTGGGGCGCCTTCTAG
- the hgcB gene encoding mercury methylation ferredoxin HgcB: MKELHYLENVATLHLDVETCIGCGLCASVCPHGVFEIIAQKAQILERNRCMECGACARNCPVNALAVKAGVGCASAIIHSWITGEEPSCDCGTGQSGSGC, encoded by the coding sequence GTGAAAGAACTGCACTATCTGGAGAACGTCGCCACCCTGCATCTCGATGTCGAAACCTGCATCGGCTGCGGCCTCTGCGCGTCAGTTTGTCCCCACGGGGTGTTTGAAATAATTGCTCAAAAAGCCCAGATTCTCGAACGCAACCGCTGTATGGAATGCGGCGCCTGCGCCCGCAACTGCCCGGTCAACGCGCTTGCCGTGAAGGCCGGCGTCGGCTGCGCCAGTGCTATCATCCACAGCTGGATTACCGGTGAAGAACCGAGCTGTGACTGTGGTACAGGACAAAGCGGCAGCGGCTGCTGA
- a CDS encoding HD-GYP domain-containing protein, whose product MLTHLTSATEDKDYRPIDLGCLHPEISAPCDLFLRVGPRRYTLFARKGLGFSQHHRQNLLETGVQELYIEENDAPVFYRYLKDALTQVVRNPNCPSETKAQFVHAACRDIITRVYSDPRAAFIEQALEVIRPCVDLVVRDDRATRCLVQLTAHDVNTYTHCTNVGIFSIALARIFFGSSSEHDLQNLASGFFLHDLGKCKIPLEILNKPGRLDADEWLVVQQHPRNGYDLLTETGHMTDEARIIILEHHEKDDGSGYPHQMSGRDIHPYARICRIADVYEALTSDRPYHNRHSTYQALKMMKEKILVDMDQDLFEHFLKLFRF is encoded by the coding sequence ATGCTGACACACCTTACCTCGGCAACGGAAGACAAGGACTATCGTCCCATCGACCTGGGCTGCCTGCATCCTGAGATCAGCGCCCCCTGCGACCTTTTTCTGCGGGTCGGGCCGCGACGCTACACTCTTTTTGCGCGTAAAGGCCTGGGTTTTTCCCAACACCACCGGCAAAATCTCTTGGAGACCGGTGTCCAGGAACTCTATATCGAGGAGAACGACGCCCCGGTTTTTTATCGCTATCTAAAAGATGCCCTGACCCAGGTGGTGCGCAATCCAAACTGTCCCTCGGAGACCAAGGCCCAGTTCGTTCATGCCGCCTGCCGCGACATCATCACCAGGGTCTACAGCGACCCGCGCGCGGCATTCATCGAGCAGGCACTGGAGGTGATTCGCCCTTGCGTCGATCTGGTGGTGCGCGATGATCGCGCCACCCGCTGCCTGGTGCAATTGACCGCCCATGACGTCAACACCTATACCCATTGCACCAACGTCGGCATTTTCAGCATCGCCCTGGCGCGCATCTTTTTCGGCAGCTCATCCGAGCACGACCTGCAGAACCTCGCTTCTGGCTTTTTCCTCCACGATCTGGGGAAATGCAAAATCCCCCTGGAAATCCTCAATAAACCGGGCCGCCTCGACGCCGACGAATGGCTGGTTGTGCAGCAACATCCCCGCAACGGCTACGATCTCCTTACCGAAACCGGGCACATGACGGATGAGGCGCGCATCATCATCCTTGAGCACCACGAAAAGGATGACGGCTCAGGTTATCCCCATCAGATGAGCGGCAGGGACATTCACCCCTATGCTCGCATCTGTCGCATCGCCGATGTCTACGAAGCGCTTACTTCGGACCGTCCCTACCATAATCGTCACAGCACCTATCAGGCGCTCAAGATGATGAAAGAAAAAATCCTGGTCGACATGGACCAGGATCTCTTCGAGCATTTCCTCAAGCTGTTTCGTTTCTGA
- a CDS encoding HDOD domain-containing protein: MNVDFQTVVNSVGDLPTMPAVAVKVIEQLQDTSTSAAGLAETVAHDPALSARVLKIANSSFYSMKRQVKTLESAIVLLGERTLRSLVLAASLKGMNKSFGLLEKMLWEDAIGCAIGAKVVARRFETADSEEAFLSGLFRHIGKVVLNYSRPDAFQELMQAVYNGEGDVQELERKYFPFSHAVVGAAVLKKWNFSESLIESTLHHADLNIDQREEPKLFRLTATVHLAGAICGKLGIGQRIPDTRTDLAALHSVKALGLNLSELPDTLDSIRVVFNENRSYFLG; encoded by the coding sequence ATGAATGTGGACTTTCAAACGGTTGTCAATTCCGTGGGCGATCTGCCGACCATGCCGGCCGTTGCGGTCAAGGTCATCGAGCAGTTGCAGGATACCAGCACTTCGGCTGCCGGGTTGGCGGAAACCGTGGCGCATGATCCAGCTCTCTCCGCCCGCGTTCTGAAGATCGCCAATTCCTCCTTTTATTCCATGAAGCGCCAGGTTAAAACTCTGGAGAGCGCCATCGTGTTGCTCGGCGAGAGAACCCTGCGCAGTCTGGTGTTGGCCGCCAGCCTCAAAGGCATGAACAAATCCTTCGGTCTGCTTGAAAAAATGCTGTGGGAGGATGCCATTGGCTGCGCCATCGGCGCCAAGGTCGTGGCGCGGCGGTTTGAGACGGCCGATTCCGAGGAGGCCTTTCTTAGCGGCCTGTTCCGGCACATCGGCAAGGTGGTTCTCAATTACAGCCGGCCGGACGCTTTTCAGGAATTGATGCAGGCGGTCTACAATGGCGAGGGCGATGTTCAGGAACTCGAAAGAAAATACTTTCCTTTCAGTCATGCCGTGGTGGGAGCTGCGGTGCTGAAGAAATGGAACTTTTCGGAGAGCCTGATCGAAAGCACTCTGCACCATGCCGACCTGAACATTGACCAGAGGGAGGAACCGAAGCTGTTTCGCCTCACGGCGACGGTTCACTTAGCCGGGGCCATTTGCGGCAAGCTCGGCATCGGGCAGAGAATCCCGGATACGCGCACTGATCTCGCGGCTCTGCACAGCGTCAAGGCCCTGGGCCTTAACCTGAGTGAATTGCCCGATACACTGGATTCCATCCGAGTCGTTTTTAACGAAAATCGGTCTTATTTTCTAGGCTGA
- the recD gene encoding exodeoxyribonuclease V subunit alpha — protein MTRYAEILERLPLSSMSRHFARFMAGLAEQAGPELELAAALVSQAAEQGHVCLDLRAPQTVLSPEHAAELAALPEPEAWSAALRGCSLVGCPGVHVPLILDEQGRLYLYRLWQHEQTLAAEIRRRACLPAIIPDRALLRDGLTRLFGRGDGIRPDWQRVAAVAALLHPLCVISGGPGTGKTSTVVKILALLIEQAADRPLRIALAAPTGKAAARLAEAIRQTRDGLSLSDEVRRRIPDEALTLHRLLGRMRQPGFRHHRGNPLAAEVVIVDEASMVDLPLMAALLDALAPEARLILLGDRDQLASVEAGAVLGDICGPANGEGFSAPFTAAVAELSGDLVPQAVSGQEALLADSIMVLRQSYRFAADSGIGRLARAINQGDCVQSLALLSDPGLADVAWRLPPLAETLDAALEPVLLAAFTPYLQATEVAEALVRFDSFRLLCALRRGPWGVESLNRLVERVLARRGLLTPKTSFYRGRPILITGNDYRLGLFNGDIGLLWPDPESAGALRAFFLQGGNLRKFVPSRLPAHETAFAMTVHKSQGSEFDQVLLLLPDSDSALLTRELLYTAVTRARQAVTLWGGEERIAQAVQRRVVRSSGLRDALWG, from the coding sequence ATGACGCGCTATGCCGAAATTCTTGAGCGCTTGCCGCTGTCCTCTATGAGCCGGCACTTCGCACGGTTCATGGCGGGACTCGCCGAGCAGGCCGGTCCTGAGCTGGAACTGGCTGCGGCGCTGGTCAGCCAGGCGGCGGAGCAGGGACATGTGTGTCTTGATCTGAGGGCGCCGCAGACGGTGCTCTCCCCTGAACACGCCGCCGAACTTGCTGCCCTGCCGGAGCCGGAGGCGTGGTCGGCGGCGCTACGCGGCTGCTCTCTGGTCGGGTGTCCCGGCGTCCATGTCCCGCTGATTCTCGATGAGCAGGGACGGCTTTATCTCTACCGCCTGTGGCAGCACGAACAAACCCTGGCTGCGGAGATCCGGCGGCGCGCCTGCCTGCCTGCCATTATCCCTGACCGAGCGCTGCTGCGCGACGGGCTGACGCGCCTGTTCGGCCGCGGCGACGGTATCCGCCCCGACTGGCAGCGGGTGGCGGCGGTGGCGGCTCTGCTGCATCCCCTGTGCGTGATTTCCGGCGGCCCGGGAACCGGCAAGACCTCGACGGTGGTAAAGATTCTTGCTCTGCTTATCGAGCAGGCCGCGGACCGGCCTCTGCGCATCGCCCTGGCCGCGCCCACCGGCAAGGCGGCGGCGCGCCTGGCGGAAGCGATTCGTCAGACCCGCGACGGACTGAGCTTAAGCGATGAGGTGCGCCGGCGCATTCCCGACGAGGCCCTCACTCTTCATCGGCTCCTCGGGCGCATGCGTCAGCCGGGTTTTCGCCATCATCGCGGCAATCCTCTGGCTGCCGAGGTGGTGATCGTCGATGAGGCCTCGATGGTCGATCTTCCCCTTATGGCGGCTCTTTTGGACGCCCTGGCGCCCGAAGCGCGCCTCATTCTCCTCGGCGACCGCGACCAGCTCGCCTCTGTCGAGGCCGGGGCGGTGCTCGGCGATATCTGCGGGCCGGCCAACGGCGAGGGGTTCTCCGCGCCCTTCACCGCCGCCGTTGCCGAGCTAAGCGGCGATCTTGTGCCGCAGGCGGTATCCGGGCAGGAGGCGCTGCTGGCCGACAGCATTATGGTGCTGCGTCAAAGCTACCGCTTTGCAGCGGACAGCGGCATCGGCCGTCTGGCGCGCGCCATCAATCAAGGAGATTGCGTGCAGAGTCTGGCTCTGCTGAGCGATCCGGGCCTTGCCGATGTTGCCTGGCGCCTTCCACCGCTCGCTGAAACCCTGGACGCCGCCCTTGAGCCGGTGCTGCTTGCGGCCTTTACCCCCTACCTGCAGGCCACCGAGGTCGCCGAGGCCCTGGTTCGTTTTGACAGCTTTCGCCTGCTCTGTGCCCTGCGCCGTGGTCCTTGGGGGGTGGAATCCCTCAACCGCCTCGTCGAACGGGTGTTGGCGCGCCGCGGACTGCTTACCCCCAAGACTTCTTTTTATCGCGGGCGACCGATTCTGATCACCGGCAACGATTACCGCCTCGGGCTGTTCAACGGCGATATCGGCCTGCTCTGGCCTGATCCTGAGTCCGCCGGGGCATTGCGTGCTTTTTTCCTTCAAGGTGGCAACCTGCGAAAATTCGTTCCGAGCCGTCTGCCCGCCCATGAAACGGCGTTCGCCATGACCGTGCACAAAAGCCAGGGCAGCGAATTCGACCAGGTTCTGCTGCTGCTTCCCGATAGCGACTCCGCTTTGCTGACCCGTGAGCTGCTTTATACCGCCGTGACTCGCGCCCGGCAGGCCGTCACCCTATGGGGTGGTGAAGAACGCATTGCGCAGGCTGTCCAGCGTCGCGTTGTGCGCTCATCGGGGCTGCGTGACGCCTTGTGGGGGTGA
- the recB gene encoding exodeoxyribonuclease V subunit beta, whose protein sequence is MTRDAVEFDLLASPLRGRNLIEASAGTGKTFTIAAIYLRLVVEQGMSVDQILVVTFTEAATEELRERLRERLRGAFDVFCGAVSEDPLLCGLYAASDNLERDRERLRVALTCFDEAAIFTIHGFCQRTLQEKAFESGGLFDTELVTEQDDLLREIIDDFWRKRFIQAEPRWLRWSQGRGANPAGLWNFVRRHGKAAELRLIPQAAPVADELLLRRLDDAFAAAAALWASSSAEILALLQHSPALNRTSYRVSSLPLWGQDLSRWFVAGQALSPPDKFERFTAARLAASLKKNHSAPEHPFFALCDALAAAIHAVEEAWQQRLLALKGDLLAWLRSELPRRKRRQNVRAFDDLLLDLRSALLRDGGAELAAELRRRFPAALIDEFQDTDPVQYAIFRAIYPSADHLLFLIGDPKQAIYSFRGADIFAYLAAAGEVERRFTLNTNWRSDAPLVRAVNRIFSGSARPFVFDAIPFVEVRPAATREIPELLLDGQPAGAPLRLWFMERGAEKSLAAQRAVPQLAEAVADEIVALLELAGQGRLTLHGRAVAPGDMAVLVRANFQARLMQKALRARRVPSVLYSSESLFDARELEELHLVLTAVADPSSDAALRGALATEMLGFDGAALERAALDEAQWDNLCERFAGYSELWARRGFIVMAGALLRREQVRPRLLAYDDGERRLTNLLHGVEVLHQAAVENRLGLDGLLTWLAARLSEKPTREAYQMRLETDEDAVKLVTIHRSKGLEYPIVFCPFSWNGSRWKEAEVSFHDPRADLALTLDLGSTDKETHKLIAEQELLAENLRLLYVALTRARNLCTLVWGGFNQGETSAPAYLFHQPPKAAADAGLVERLSAHVKELDDLALRADLDTLARSSAGCLSVTPVPPARATLWQPPAEFQDEPRCREFHGRIAADWRITSFSSLTAERGASIDLPDRDSLARPTSPPTVVVRPEKADILDFPRGARPGSCLHEIFEELDFTAAATPQAHDLVRRKLRLYGFDEDWSEAVHAMVVRVMQAPLPGTFGALHLETVAAEERLAEMEFHFSAKRLAAPGLREVFSRHVSPALAAAGGEPLGRLDFAPLRGFVKGYIDLVFCQGGRYYILDWKSNHLGAQRGDYQPALLTRAMVRDDYVLQYHLYCLALHRWLRARLPGYDYASHFGGVFYLFVRGIGTPGGEGCGIYHDRPAQGLIRALDDFLEGRS, encoded by the coding sequence GTGACCCGGGATGCGGTGGAATTTGACCTGCTCGCCAGCCCCCTGCGCGGACGCAACCTCATCGAGGCCAGCGCCGGCACCGGAAAAACTTTCACCATTGCCGCTATTTATCTGCGGCTGGTGGTCGAACAGGGAATGAGCGTCGATCAGATCCTGGTCGTTACTTTTACCGAAGCGGCCACCGAGGAACTGCGTGAGCGACTGCGCGAACGGCTGCGCGGCGCCTTTGACGTGTTCTGCGGGGCGGTGTCCGAAGATCCGCTGCTTTGCGGGTTGTATGCCGCCAGCGACAATCTTGAGCGCGATCGCGAGCGCTTGCGCGTCGCCCTGACCTGTTTCGACGAGGCCGCCATCTTCACCATTCACGGCTTCTGTCAGCGCACCCTGCAAGAGAAGGCTTTTGAAAGCGGCGGCCTGTTCGACACCGAACTGGTGACCGAGCAGGACGATCTGTTGCGTGAGATCATCGATGATTTTTGGCGCAAGCGCTTTATCCAGGCCGAGCCCCGCTGGCTGCGCTGGTCGCAGGGCAGGGGGGCCAATCCTGCCGGACTGTGGAACTTCGTGCGCCGCCACGGCAAGGCCGCCGAGCTGCGCCTGATCCCCCAGGCGGCGCCGGTTGCGGACGAGCTCCTGCTGCGTCGGCTTGACGATGCCTTTGCCGCCGCCGCAGCCCTTTGGGCAAGCAGCAGCGCGGAAATCCTGGCCCTGTTGCAGCACAGCCCGGCCCTTAACCGCACATCTTATCGGGTGAGCAGTCTTCCCCTGTGGGGACAGGATTTATCGCGCTGGTTTGTCGCCGGCCAGGCCCTGTCGCCCCCCGACAAATTCGAGCGCTTCACCGCGGCCAGGCTCGCCGCTTCGCTGAAGAAAAACCACAGTGCGCCCGAGCATCCTTTTTTTGCCCTCTGCGATGCCCTGGCCGCCGCCATCCATGCCGTTGAAGAAGCCTGGCAGCAGCGTCTTCTCGCCCTCAAGGGCGATCTGCTCGCCTGGTTGCGCAGCGAACTACCGCGCCGCAAGCGACGGCAAAATGTGCGCGCCTTTGACGATCTGCTCCTCGATTTGCGCAGCGCTCTGCTGCGGGATGGCGGCGCGGAACTGGCGGCAGAGCTGCGGCGACGTTTTCCCGCGGCGCTGATCGATGAATTTCAGGATACGGACCCCGTTCAATACGCCATATTCCGCGCCATCTACCCAAGCGCCGACCATCTGTTGTTTCTCATCGGCGATCCCAAACAAGCCATCTACAGCTTTCGCGGCGCCGACATCTTCGCTTATCTGGCAGCGGCGGGCGAGGTGGAGCGGCGCTTCACCCTCAACACCAACTGGCGCTCCGACGCCCCTCTGGTGCGGGCGGTCAACCGGATCTTCAGCGGCAGTGCCAGGCCCTTTGTGTTTGACGCCATTCCCTTTGTCGAAGTGCGTCCCGCCGCCACGCGGGAAATCCCCGAATTGCTCCTCGACGGACAGCCCGCGGGCGCACCCCTGCGCCTCTGGTTCATGGAGCGCGGCGCCGAAAAAAGCCTGGCCGCGCAGCGCGCCGTGCCTCAGCTGGCCGAGGCGGTGGCTGATGAAATCGTCGCCCTTCTTGAACTGGCCGGGCAGGGGCGGCTGACGCTTCACGGCCGCGCGGTGGCGCCGGGGGATATGGCGGTGCTGGTGCGCGCCAATTTCCAGGCGCGGCTCATGCAGAAGGCGCTGCGGGCGCGTCGCGTGCCCAGCGTGCTCTACAGCAGCGAGAGCCTTTTTGATGCTCGCGAGCTGGAAGAACTGCATCTGGTACTCACGGCGGTGGCCGATCCGTCAAGCGATGCAGCCCTGCGCGGTGCTTTGGCTACGGAAATGCTCGGCTTTGACGGCGCCGCCTTGGAACGTGCGGCGCTCGATGAGGCGCAATGGGACAACTTATGTGAACGTTTCGCCGGGTATTCCGAACTCTGGGCGCGGCGCGGCTTCATCGTCATGGCCGGCGCCCTGCTGCGCCGCGAGCAGGTGCGGCCCCGGCTGCTGGCTTATGATGACGGCGAGCGGCGTCTGACCAATCTGCTGCACGGTGTCGAGGTGCTGCATCAGGCGGCAGTGGAAAACCGCTTGGGCTTGGACGGCCTGCTCACCTGGTTGGCAGCGCGTCTCAGCGAGAAACCTACGCGCGAGGCCTACCAGATGCGTCTTGAAACCGATGAGGACGCCGTCAAGCTGGTGACCATTCACCGCAGCAAGGGCCTGGAATATCCCATCGTGTTCTGCCCCTTCAGCTGGAACGGGTCGCGCTGGAAGGAGGCGGAAGTGAGCTTTCACGATCCCCGCGCCGATCTGGCCCTGACCCTCGATTTGGGCTCCACCGACAAGGAAACACATAAGCTTATCGCCGAGCAGGAACTACTGGCCGAGAACCTGCGCCTGCTCTATGTCGCCCTGACCCGGGCCCGCAACCTCTGCACCCTGGTGTGGGGCGGCTTCAATCAAGGCGAAACTTCCGCGCCCGCCTATCTGTTTCATCAGCCGCCCAAAGCTGCTGCCGATGCCGGCCTGGTGGAGCGTCTCAGCGCCCATGTTAAGGAACTCGATGACCTCGCCCTGCGCGCGGATCTCGACACCCTGGCGCGCAGCAGCGCCGGGTGCCTGTCGGTGACGCCGGTTCCCCCGGCGCGCGCCACTCTCTGGCAGCCGCCGGCTGAATTTCAGGATGAACCGCGCTGCCGGGAATTTCACGGGCGCATTGCCGCCGATTGGCGCATCACCAGTTTTTCGTCACTGACCGCCGAGCGTGGCGCGAGCATCGATCTGCCCGACCGCGATTCCCTGGCGCGGCCCACGTCGCCGCCGACTGTCGTAGTGCGCCCCGAGAAGGCGGATATCCTCGATTTTCCGCGCGGCGCGCGACCCGGTTCTTGTCTTCACGAAATTTTCGAAGAGCTTGATTTCACCGCCGCCGCCACGCCCCAGGCGCACGATCTGGTGCGGCGCAAACTGCGTCTTTACGGGTTTGACGAGGATTGGAGCGAGGCCGTGCATGCCATGGTGGTGCGCGTCATGCAGGCGCCGCTGCCCGGCACCTTCGGCGCCCTGCATCTGGAGACTGTCGCCGCCGAGGAGCGTCTGGCGGAAATGGAGTTTCATTTTTCCGCCAAGCGCCTTGCGGCGCCAGGCCTGCGAGAGGTTTTTTCCCGTCATGTTTCGCCCGCTCTGGCCGCCGCCGGGGGTGAACCCCTGGGCCGGCTTGATTTTGCACCCCTGCGCGGCTTCGTTAAGGGTTACATCGACCTGGTGTTCTGTCAGGGCGGCCGCTACTACATCCTCGACTGGAAATCCAATCATCTCGGCGCGCAGCGCGGCGACTACCAGCCCGCGCTGCTGACCAGAGCCATGGTCCGTGACGATTATGTGCTGCAATATCATCTCTACTGCCTCGCCCTGCACCGCTGGCTGCGGGCGCGGCTGCCCGGCTATGATTACGCCAGTCATTTCGGCGGGGTGTTTTACCTGTTTGTGCGCGGCATCGGAACTCCGGGCGGGGAGGGGTGCGGAATCTATCACGACCGGCCGGCGCAGGGGCTGATCCGCGCGCTGGATGATTTTCTGGAGGGGCGCTCATGA